A genomic region of Erythrobacter sp. SCSIO 43205 contains the following coding sequences:
- the truA gene encoding tRNA pseudouridine(38-40) synthase TruA: MTRYALTIEFDGTPFYGLQRQKQGPSVQQSIEEALHRITGEEVVLHSAGRTDAGVHALGMRSHVDLAKEMDPFRLSEALNAHLRPEPIAILDAQIVPDDWHARFSCIERRYVYRICNRRAPLTFAKKQVWHVAKPLDDEAMHRAAQSLVGRHDFTTFRSVQCQSKDPVKTLDRLDVERDGDELRIYAEARSFLHHQVRSMVGCLKLVGQGTWDEAQIGHALAAKDRRELGLNAPPHGLYFVEAIYPDG; encoded by the coding sequence GTGACCCGTTACGCGCTGACCATAGAATTTGACGGGACGCCGTTCTACGGGCTTCAGCGGCAAAAGCAGGGCCCAAGCGTCCAGCAGTCTATCGAAGAGGCGCTTCATCGCATTACCGGCGAAGAGGTCGTGCTTCATTCAGCAGGGCGCACCGATGCAGGCGTTCATGCGCTGGGGATGCGCTCCCATGTCGATCTTGCAAAGGAAATGGACCCGTTTCGCTTGTCCGAAGCGCTTAATGCGCATCTTCGCCCAGAGCCCATCGCGATCCTCGACGCTCAAATCGTGCCCGACGACTGGCACGCGCGGTTTTCATGTATTGAGCGCCGCTATGTCTATCGCATCTGCAACCGGCGCGCGCCCTTGACCTTTGCCAAGAAGCAGGTGTGGCACGTGGCAAAGCCGCTTGACGACGAAGCCATGCACCGCGCTGCGCAAAGCCTTGTGGGACGCCATGACTTCACCACTTTCCGTTCTGTGCAGTGCCAATCGAAAGACCCGGTCAAGACATTGGACCGCCTCGATGTCGAGCGAGATGGCGACGAACTGCGAATCTATGCTGAGGCTCGGAGCTTCTTGCATCATCAGGTCCGATCCATGGTCGGATGCCTTAAATTGGTGGGGCAAGGGACATGGGACGAAGCGCAGATCGGCCATGCCCTAGCGGCAAAAGACCGCCGCGAATTAGGGCTTAACGCACCGCCTCATGGGCTCTACTTTGTTGAGGCGATTTATCCCGACGGTTAG
- a CDS encoding peptide deformylase codes for MAIREIIEVPDPRLKLVSEPVKPEEFNDELKTLVEDMFETMYDAPGIGLAAIQVAVPKRVLVIDLQPEDPDGEPVECEHDGHKHTHPATKKEPRVFINPVITPETEEMSTFQEGCLSLPEIYADVDRPASCTVEYQDLDGNHHKEHLTGLMATCLQHEMDHLEGIVFIDHLSRLKRNMMLKKLKKIRQAA; via the coding sequence ATGGCTATACGCGAAATCATTGAAGTGCCGGATCCCCGGCTCAAACTTGTGTCTGAACCCGTCAAACCGGAAGAGTTCAACGACGAGCTTAAAACACTTGTCGAAGATATGTTTGAGACGATGTACGATGCCCCCGGCATTGGGCTTGCAGCGATCCAGGTCGCTGTGCCCAAACGCGTTCTCGTCATCGACTTGCAGCCAGAAGACCCGGACGGCGAGCCTGTCGAATGCGAGCATGACGGGCACAAGCACACCCATCCCGCGACGAAGAAAGAGCCACGTGTCTTCATAAATCCGGTGATCACGCCTGAAACAGAGGAAATGAGCACCTTTCAGGAAGGTTGCCTCTCGCTCCCCGAAATATACGCCGATGTGGATCGCCCGGCGTCTTGCACGGTCGAGTATCAGGATTTGGACGGCAACCACCACAAGGAGCATCTGACGGGCCTTATGGCGACCTGCCTCCAGCACGAGATGGATCACTTGGAAGGCATCGTCTTCATCGACCATCTCTCACGCCTCAAGCGAAATATGATGCTGAAGAAGCTGAAGAAAATACGTCAGGCCGCATAG
- a CDS encoding HPr family phosphocarrier protein — protein sequence MGEQRQTVTIVNQRGLHARASAKFVGAVAALPEGAVVKVAKDGNEAAGGSILGLMMLGAAKGDTIEIITDGTNSEAVLAELVALVEDGFGED from the coding sequence ATGGGGGAACAGCGCCAAACCGTCACCATCGTCAACCAACGCGGCCTTCATGCACGGGCGAGTGCGAAATTCGTGGGTGCTGTCGCCGCACTACCTGAAGGCGCGGTTGTCAAAGTTGCTAAAGACGGCAATGAAGCGGCCGGCGGCTCGATCCTGGGGCTGATGATGCTTGGCGCTGCCAAAGGCGACACGATCGAGATCATCACCGATGGTACCAACAGCGAGGCCGTTCTGGCTGAGCTGGTGGCGCTGGTTGAAGACGGCTTTGGCGAAGACTGA
- a CDS encoding ATP-binding protein yields the protein MAQATALPMASAQQETAKPATGKKSEPFLQSVIQTAERPNLFARFSLTARILAVNILPLALLSGGLFYLDTYRTQLIDERFKLARIEAQITAEALAGVTRERQEALLVQIGLEQRMRMRMFDAEGRLWADSFALAEPAFEFEDVSDDSWEQRLARWLDRTVDTIVSAPAVTDYVEPEGQTADAWPELKQAREEGLSQVRLYDWVDGTPVITAAAPVGLNGATLLTVRNAVDITESVRAARTALLTSVLLVLGASALLSLYLARTIVSPLQLLASSAQKVRLGRERDVEVPRLPERKDEIGQLARSVSDMTLALRQRIDAVDSFAADVAHEIKNPLASLRSAVESLPKVTDPDTRRELEQIATHDVRRIDRLVTEISDASRIDAEMSRATLERIDLAALVSAIIGSRANRFENDDHRIELETRGFAPVVLGVGARLERVIENLLDNAVSFSPPDAPIEVMIDNDGNCVSLTVCDHGPGIPLEQREKVFQRFHSVRPEGEDFGNHSGLGLAIARAIAEAHDGSLTARGRPDGEQGACLHLELPPMK from the coding sequence ATGGCGCAGGCTACAGCTTTACCGATGGCTAGTGCGCAGCAAGAAACCGCTAAGCCAGCGACAGGCAAGAAATCCGAACCCTTCCTGCAAAGCGTCATTCAAACGGCGGAGCGGCCAAACCTTTTTGCGCGTTTCTCCCTCACCGCGCGTATTCTTGCGGTAAATATCCTTCCGCTGGCGCTGCTTTCCGGCGGACTGTTCTATCTCGACACCTATCGCACACAGCTGATTGATGAACGCTTTAAGCTTGCCCGGATCGAGGCGCAGATCACCGCCGAAGCACTTGCCGGTGTCACCCGCGAACGGCAGGAAGCCTTGTTGGTCCAGATCGGGCTGGAACAGCGGATGCGGATGCGGATGTTCGATGCCGAAGGGCGGCTTTGGGCGGACAGCTTTGCGCTTGCAGAGCCGGCCTTTGAATTTGAAGACGTGAGCGATGACAGTTGGGAACAGCGCCTCGCGCGCTGGCTTGACCGCACTGTCGATACCATCGTCAGCGCTCCTGCCGTGACCGATTATGTCGAGCCAGAGGGCCAGACCGCCGATGCGTGGCCAGAGCTAAAGCAAGCGCGCGAGGAAGGGCTTAGTCAGGTGCGCCTTTACGACTGGGTCGATGGAACGCCTGTTATCACCGCAGCAGCGCCGGTGGGCCTTAATGGTGCAACGCTGCTCACCGTGCGCAATGCGGTAGATATCACCGAAAGCGTGCGGGCCGCGCGCACGGCGCTCCTTACATCGGTGCTCTTGGTGCTGGGTGCCTCTGCCCTGCTCTCATTGTACCTTGCGCGCACCATCGTCTCACCTCTGCAATTGCTGGCAAGCTCTGCACAAAAGGTGCGCCTTGGGCGCGAGCGCGATGTCGAAGTTCCCCGACTTCCAGAACGCAAGGACGAAATCGGCCAACTTGCACGCTCTGTTTCAGACATGACGCTTGCCTTGCGTCAAAGAATTGATGCGGTCGACAGCTTTGCCGCCGATGTCGCGCATGAGATCAAGAACCCGCTCGCTTCTTTGCGCAGCGCGGTCGAATCGCTGCCCAAAGTCACCGACCCGGACACTCGCCGGGAACTGGAGCAGATCGCCACCCATGATGTGCGCCGGATTGACCGGCTTGTGACCGAAATTTCCGATGCAAGCCGGATTGATGCTGAAATGAGTCGCGCGACGCTGGAGCGGATTGACTTGGCCGCCCTTGTCAGCGCAATCATTGGCAGCCGCGCAAACCGCTTTGAAAATGACGACCATCGCATTGAGCTTGAAACGCGCGGGTTTGCTCCTGTCGTGCTTGGTGTGGGCGCGCGCCTTGAGCGGGTGATCGAAAACCTGCTCGACAACGCTGTGTCCTTCTCCCCGCCTGATGCCCCGATTGAGGTGATGATCGACAATGACGGCAATTGCGTGAGCTTGACCGTATGCGATCATGGGCCAGGCATACCATTGGAACAACGCGAGAAAGTGTTCCAGCGGTTCCATTCCGTCCGTCCCGAGGGTGAGGATTTCGGCAACCACTCAGGGCTTGGCCTCGCCATCGCAAGAGCGATCGCGGAGGCACACGATGGTTCCCTCACCGCGCGAGGGCGGCCCGATGGCGAGCAAGGCGCGTGTCTCCACCTTGAACTCCCCCCAATGAAATAG
- a CDS encoding HPr kinase/phosphorylase, whose product MPLDSETIFAASAVAIGDVALAIEGPPGSGKSSLALALIDRGALLIGDDAVRLKFESDHLLACPPPNIEGLLEVRGVGLFEMPLSPPRPLALVLSLGLGGERLPENAPARTILGVDVPALTFYPGTIAPAVRAEMALERFGRSGADLSRQGPPHT is encoded by the coding sequence TTGCCCTTGGACAGCGAGACGATCTTTGCTGCGAGCGCCGTTGCCATCGGGGATGTCGCTCTTGCCATCGAAGGTCCGCCGGGGAGCGGCAAATCATCGCTCGCGCTTGCTCTGATTGACCGGGGCGCGCTTCTGATCGGCGATGATGCCGTGCGTCTTAAGTTTGAGAGTGATCACCTTTTAGCCTGCCCTCCCCCGAATATTGAGGGGCTTTTGGAGGTGCGCGGCGTTGGCCTTTTCGAAATGCCTTTGAGCCCCCCTCGCCCGCTCGCGCTTGTGCTTTCATTGGGCCTTGGCGGCGAACGACTGCCTGAAAATGCTCCTGCACGTACGATTTTGGGCGTGGATGTGCCCGCACTCACCTTTTACCCCGGTACGATAGCGCCAGCCGTGCGGGCTGAGATGGCGCTTGAACGCTTCGGGCGAAGCGGCGCCGATCTGTCCCGTCAGGGGCCGCCACACACTTAG
- the recR gene encoding recombination mediator RecR codes for MASQEIEALSSVLARLPGLGPRSARRAVLWLVKNRERALPDLLEALDSVSQSLVECEVCGNVDTTNPCGICADPRRDAKALCVVEDVADVWALDRARLFQGRYHVLGGKLSALDGIGPEDLNIPSLIDRVATGEVDEVVLAMNATLEGQTTAHYLAERLEEHQVRITQLAHGLPVGGELDYLDEGTLAQALRARRPVG; via the coding sequence ATGGCATCGCAAGAGATCGAAGCACTATCCAGCGTATTGGCGCGCCTTCCGGGCCTTGGTCCACGCAGCGCGCGGAGAGCTGTGCTGTGGCTGGTCAAGAACCGAGAGCGCGCTTTGCCAGACTTGCTGGAGGCGCTCGACAGCGTTTCCCAATCGCTCGTCGAATGCGAGGTTTGCGGGAACGTGGACACGACAAACCCTTGCGGGATATGTGCCGATCCTCGCCGCGATGCAAAGGCGCTGTGCGTTGTGGAGGATGTGGCCGACGTTTGGGCATTGGACCGCGCGCGGCTGTTTCAGGGGCGCTATCATGTGCTTGGCGGCAAACTTTCAGCGCTCGATGGCATTGGTCCGGAAGACCTCAACATTCCATCGCTGATTGACCGGGTGGCGACTGGCGAGGTGGACGAAGTCGTGCTTGCGATGAATGCAACGTTAGAGGGACAAACCACTGCCCACTACCTTGCTGAGCGGCTCGAGGAGCATCAGGTCCGCATTACGCAGCTTGCTCACGGCCTGCCTGTGGGCGGGGAGCTCGATTACCTCGACGAGGGCACTTTGGCTCAGGCACTCCGGGCACGGCGGCCAGTGGGTTAG
- a CDS encoding RNA methyltransferase, producing the protein MRKHISGFSNPTVKYLRSLREKKLRKRAGQFLVEGLRLLEDARVSGYVPRTLVMAEGRDPHPLIEGLEREVAGAGGEVITTTPDILSKITGKSNAQSVVGVFDEFDTSLGAVDRSGAKIWLVAQDLRDPGNLGTMLRTGDAVGAGGLILIDDCADPFSAEAVRASMGALFTQKLARARWDDFVPWLRGGETRGGSGQLVAASLRDAVPYRGADYQAPCFIMVGNESQGLPEAYEAECDLRVTMPMKGRADSLNAAVAGAVLAYEVLDKLDA; encoded by the coding sequence ATGCGCAAGCATATCTCCGGTTTTTCTAATCCTACGGTCAAATATCTGCGCTCACTGCGGGAGAAGAAACTGCGCAAGCGCGCCGGTCAATTCCTCGTCGAGGGTCTGCGCCTGCTCGAAGATGCGCGGGTCAGCGGCTATGTGCCGCGCACTCTGGTGATGGCCGAAGGGCGCGATCCTCACCCTCTGATTGAGGGGTTGGAGCGCGAGGTTGCAGGCGCGGGCGGCGAAGTGATCACCACCACGCCCGACATCCTTTCGAAGATCACAGGCAAGTCTAACGCGCAAAGCGTCGTCGGTGTATTCGATGAATTCGATACTTCGCTCGGCGCGGTGGACAGGAGTGGCGCGAAAATCTGGCTGGTCGCACAGGACCTGCGCGATCCGGGCAATCTTGGCACCATGCTGCGCACAGGCGATGCGGTGGGAGCAGGTGGGCTCATCTTGATAGACGACTGCGCCGACCCGTTCAGCGCCGAAGCGGTGCGGGCGAGCATGGGCGCTCTGTTCACGCAAAAGTTAGCGCGGGCGCGATGGGACGATTTTGTGCCTTGGTTGAGAGGCGGCGAAACCAGGGGCGGCTCCGGTCAATTGGTAGCGGCAAGCCTGCGCGATGCCGTGCCCTATCGTGGAGCCGATTATCAGGCGCCCTGTTTCATCATGGTAGGCAACGAATCGCAAGGCCTGCCAGAAGCGTATGAGGCCGAGTGCGACCTTCGCGTCACCATGCCGATGAAAGGCCGCGCGGACTCGCTGAATGCTGCCGTTGCGGGTGCGGTTTTGGCCTATGAAGTGCTCGACAAATTGGACGCTTGA
- a CDS encoding PTS sugar transporter subunit IIA produces MIGLILVTHGRLADQFVEAMEHVVGEQSAVETVCIGPNDDMEQRRNDIAQAIETVDTGRGVIILTDLFGGTPSNLAISLLDAGKVEVIAGINLPMLIRLAGARKNLSVVDAVEAAQTAGRNYITVASELLGADNTARAASGGN; encoded by the coding sequence ATGATCGGTTTGATCCTCGTTACGCATGGCCGTCTGGCGGACCAGTTTGTCGAAGCAATGGAACACGTTGTCGGTGAGCAATCGGCGGTGGAAACCGTGTGCATTGGCCCCAATGATGACATGGAACAACGCCGCAATGACATTGCGCAGGCGATTGAAACCGTGGACACCGGGCGCGGCGTCATCATCCTTACCGACCTTTTCGGAGGCACGCCGTCCAATCTGGCGATCTCTTTGCTGGATGCAGGCAAGGTCGAAGTGATCGCTGGGATAAACTTGCCGATGCTCATCCGCCTCGCGGGGGCACGCAAGAATTTGAGCGTTGTCGATGCGGTCGAAGCCGCTCAAACTGCAGGGCGCAATTACATCACGGTTGCAAGCGAACTCTTGGGCGCAGACAACACCGCGCGCGCGGCGAGCGGCGGGAACTAA
- a CDS encoding zinc-binding dehydrogenase, which yields MTTGKQLFTTLSSDGKLTLEVSEESFAEPKGNQVLVKMEAAPINPSDLAILTSAADFENAEYSDGKVVAAMPEPFLSGQKARFDQRLPAGNEGAGTVVATGDSDMAKALMGKRVACVPGNAFSQYAIADAMMCLPLGDHSCEDGASSFVNPMTALGFVENAKMDGQKAIVHTAAASNLGQMLIKICAEDGIELVNIVRKSEHVEMLKGLGAKYVVNSSDDDFMDQLRSAIDATDAFYGFDPIGGGKATDTVFKAMEQVAVSKMTEYSRYGSNQEKRMFIYGRLDMSPTMLTPSYGFGWTLSGWLLTPFLQKAGMETVGRMRQRVLDNLTNTFASSYKAKVNLHEMLTKEAILDYRRMKTGEKYLVTPWA from the coding sequence ATGACCACCGGCAAACAGCTTTTCACGACGCTTTCGAGCGATGGCAAATTGACCCTTGAGGTGAGCGAGGAAAGCTTCGCAGAGCCCAAAGGCAATCAGGTTCTGGTCAAGATGGAAGCAGCACCCATCAATCCATCGGACCTTGCCATCCTCACCAGCGCAGCGGATTTCGAGAATGCGGAATATTCCGATGGCAAAGTCGTAGCTGCCATGCCCGAACCCTTCCTTTCCGGCCAGAAGGCGCGCTTTGACCAACGCCTGCCAGCAGGAAACGAGGGCGCAGGCACCGTCGTTGCCACTGGCGACAGCGATATGGCCAAAGCGCTTATGGGTAAGCGCGTCGCTTGTGTACCCGGCAATGCGTTCAGCCAATATGCGATTGCCGATGCGATGATGTGCTTGCCGCTTGGCGACCACTCTTGCGAAGACGGGGCAAGTTCTTTTGTTAACCCCATGACCGCGCTTGGTTTTGTTGAGAATGCCAAGATGGACGGGCAAAAGGCGATTGTGCACACGGCGGCTGCGTCGAACCTTGGTCAGATGCTCATCAAAATCTGCGCAGAAGACGGCATTGAGCTGGTCAATATTGTGCGCAAGTCCGAACACGTCGAAATGCTCAAAGGTCTTGGCGCGAAATATGTCGTCAACTCTTCCGACGATGATTTCATGGATCAACTGCGCTCTGCAATTGATGCAACCGATGCGTTCTATGGCTTTGATCCCATCGGCGGCGGCAAGGCGACGGACACCGTTTTCAAGGCGATGGAGCAGGTCGCCGTATCCAAAATGACCGAATATTCACGCTATGGCTCCAATCAGGAAAAGCGGATGTTCATTTACGGCCGCCTCGATATGAGCCCAACAATGCTGACCCCGTCTTATGGCTTTGGCTGGACGCTTTCGGGCTGGCTTCTCACCCCGTTCCTTCAAAAAGCCGGGATGGAAACGGTTGGTCGTATGCGCCAGCGTGTGCTCGACAATCTCACGAACACTTTTGCCTCAAGCTATAAGGCGAAAGTGAATTTGCACGAGATGCTGACCAAAGAGGCGATCCTAGATTATCGCCGGATGAAAACTGGCGAGAAGTATCT
- the rmuC gene encoding DNA recombination protein RmuC, with product MENPILLIIALLVGLLFGGGGALFFASRTAADLKERLASSEGQSRELEVSLGDTKSRLAAVEVRAGQAEALERELGEERTKRMALSERYSQLDATAKEREKAFEEQKRLLSEAREELTNQFKAAGAEVLRENQEAFLRRAEERFRQSEEAGEAKIKALLNPVGERLASYEKQVSELEAKRTDAFGQLHGLIQSMREGQEEVRREAQRLGNSLTNAPKARGRWGERALQNLLEQCGLAEHTDFMMEHSVDTDEGRLRPDAIINVPGQKKLVIDSKVSLNAYQAAFEADDDETRKRELDAHAKSMRNHVQTLGAKSYQSQFEEAPDYVIMFIPGEHFVTAALDADPTLWDFAFERRVLLATPTNLVAIARTVAQVWRQDGLAKEAQEIGRMGAELYGRLETAASHLKRVGGGLETAVNNYNKFVGSFERNVLSSGKRLAEKGVEIGKREIEEVPLVESTPRYNAADAKAVDDEDEGFMLESKQDAAE from the coding sequence ATGGAAAATCCGATTCTTCTCATCATCGCTTTGCTTGTTGGGCTTCTATTCGGGGGCGGGGGGGCTTTGTTCTTTGCCTCGCGCACAGCTGCTGATCTCAAGGAGCGCCTTGCATCGAGCGAGGGCCAATCGCGCGAGCTTGAGGTGAGCCTTGGCGATACGAAGTCTCGGCTTGCCGCCGTTGAGGTAAGGGCAGGGCAGGCGGAAGCGCTTGAACGAGAGCTAGGCGAAGAGCGCACCAAACGCATGGCTCTGTCCGAACGCTATTCTCAGCTTGATGCGACCGCGAAGGAGCGGGAAAAAGCGTTTGAAGAGCAAAAGCGCCTTTTGAGCGAGGCGCGCGAGGAGCTCACCAATCAATTCAAAGCAGCTGGCGCCGAAGTGCTCCGCGAAAATCAGGAAGCGTTCCTGCGCCGCGCCGAAGAACGCTTCCGCCAATCCGAGGAAGCGGGCGAGGCGAAGATCAAGGCGTTGCTCAATCCAGTTGGCGAAAGGCTCGCGTCTTATGAAAAGCAGGTCAGCGAGCTGGAGGCCAAGCGTACCGATGCTTTCGGACAACTCCATGGGCTTATTCAATCCATGCGCGAGGGGCAGGAAGAGGTCCGGCGCGAGGCGCAGCGGCTTGGCAATTCACTGACCAATGCGCCAAAGGCGCGCGGGCGTTGGGGGGAGCGGGCTTTGCAAAACCTGCTCGAACAATGCGGGCTGGCCGAGCACACCGATTTTATGATGGAGCATTCGGTTGACACCGATGAGGGAAGGCTTCGTCCCGATGCGATCATCAATGTGCCGGGGCAAAAGAAGCTCGTGATCGATTCCAAAGTGTCGCTCAACGCCTATCAGGCAGCCTTCGAGGCCGATGACGACGAGACGCGCAAACGCGAGCTGGACGCGCACGCGAAATCCATGCGTAACCACGTGCAAACATTGGGCGCGAAAAGCTATCAGAGCCAATTCGAAGAAGCGCCCGATTACGTCATCATGTTCATTCCCGGCGAACATTTTGTGACCGCCGCTTTGGACGCTGACCCGACTTTGTGGGACTTTGCTTTCGAACGCCGGGTTTTGCTTGCAACGCCCACCAACCTCGTCGCCATCGCGCGCACCGTCGCGCAGGTCTGGCGGCAGGACGGCCTTGCCAAAGAGGCACAGGAAATCGGGCGCATGGGGGCAGAGCTCTACGGTCGCCTGGAAACCGCAGCCTCGCACCTCAAGCGCGTTGGCGGGGGGCTTGAGACAGCGGTCAACAATTACAACAAATTTGTAGGCAGCTTTGAACGCAATGTCCTTTCTTCAGGCAAGCGTCTCGCAGAAAAAGGCGTCGAAATCGGCAAGCGCGAGATCGAAGAAGTGCCACTTGTCGAAAGCACCCCGCGCTATAATGCGGCGGATGCGAAGGCGGTCGACGATGAGGACGAGGGTTTCATGCTTGAGAGCAAGCAGGACGCGGCCGAATGA
- the rapZ gene encoding RNase adapter RapZ, whose translation MAEPSPSTDTRQRLLLVTGLAGAGKSTALDVLEDLGWETIDNFPVRMLDRLVGEPGHGGAPLAIGFDSRTRGFVPHEIITLIKQLALRDDLDLTFLFIDCKTSELERRYNETRRRHPMAQDRTVQEGIAAERELLEPLRRWAEVMVDTSELTSNDLQTRIRELFGKDHKAEPSLTISSFGFARGMPPLADLVFDMRFLDNPHWVEDLRDKTGLDPQVGEHIEKDPAFGSVFEQIKSLLLTVLPRYGAQGKAYVHVAFGCTGGKHRSVFTAQAMAKALRDEGFSPTVRHRNLSTRAADAVEEPATRIDGTADKGLGRDTD comes from the coding sequence ATGGCTGAACCGTCACCATCCACTGATACACGCCAGAGGCTTCTGCTGGTCACCGGGCTTGCCGGGGCTGGCAAATCAACTGCGCTTGATGTGCTCGAAGATCTTGGCTGGGAGACGATCGACAATTTTCCCGTGCGGATGCTCGACCGTCTGGTTGGGGAACCCGGCCATGGGGGTGCACCCCTGGCAATCGGCTTCGACTCACGAACGCGCGGATTTGTCCCACACGAAATCATCACTCTCATCAAACAACTCGCGCTGCGCGATGACCTTGACCTCACCTTCCTGTTTATCGACTGCAAAACCAGCGAGCTTGAGCGGCGCTATAACGAGACGCGCCGACGCCATCCGATGGCGCAGGATCGCACGGTGCAGGAAGGGATTGCGGCCGAACGTGAACTGCTTGAACCGCTGCGCCGCTGGGCCGAAGTCATGGTCGATACAAGCGAGCTTACCTCGAACGATCTGCAAACGCGTATCCGCGAGCTGTTTGGCAAAGACCATAAGGCAGAGCCAAGTCTCACCATTTCCAGCTTCGGGTTTGCGCGCGGTATGCCTCCGCTTGCCGATCTTGTCTTCGATATGCGCTTTCTCGACAATCCGCATTGGGTTGAGGATCTGCGCGACAAGACCGGCCTTGACCCTCAAGTGGGCGAGCATATCGAAAAAGACCCCGCCTTTGGCAGTGTTTTTGAACAGATAAAATCGCTGCTTTTAACCGTGCTGCCGCGATATGGCGCACAAGGAAAAGCCTATGTTCACGTCGCTTTCGGCTGCACCGGGGGTAAACACCGTTCGGTCTTTACTGCGCAGGCCATGGCAAAGGCCTTGCGCGATGAAGGCTTTTCGCCCACTGTCCGCCACCGCAATTTAAGCACGCGGGCCGCTGATGCGGTTGAGGAACCCGCCACGAGGATCGATGGCACAGCGGATAAGGGACTTGGCCGTGACACGGATTAA
- the fmt gene encoding methionyl-tRNA formyltransferase, with protein MRIVFMGTPDFAVPALEALHEAGHEIACVYTQPPSRSGRGKKLRPSPVQAKAEELGFEVRHPKSLRSDEARSEFAALGADIAVVAAYGLILPQAVLDAPTHGCLNIHASLLPRWRGAAPIHRAIMAGDEETGVTIMQMEAGLDTGPMRHIVRTPIGAKTTGEMFEELGAMGAEAMVEVLNDLDAFPPVVQDDAQATHAAKIDKAEARIDWSRPAGELVRHIAGLAPFPGAWFELGDERVKLLLAEEVALPREGGDPAETSTSDALGPRLRGGADAGTVLDDDFTIACGEGAIRPLKLQRAGKPAMSREDFLRGRPIEPGTVLK; from the coding sequence ATGCGCATTGTTTTTATGGGAACGCCCGATTTTGCGGTGCCTGCACTGGAGGCTCTCCACGAGGCAGGTCACGAAATCGCCTGCGTCTACACCCAGCCGCCAAGCCGTTCGGGCCGGGGCAAGAAGCTGCGTCCCTCTCCGGTTCAGGCAAAAGCCGAGGAGCTGGGGTTTGAGGTGCGCCATCCCAAATCGCTGCGAAGTGATGAGGCTAGGTCCGAGTTTGCCGCGCTTGGTGCCGATATTGCGGTGGTTGCAGCCTATGGCCTGATCCTGCCGCAAGCGGTGCTTGATGCGCCGACGCATGGCTGTCTCAACATCCACGCCTCACTCCTGCCGCGCTGGCGGGGCGCTGCGCCGATCCACCGCGCGATCATGGCGGGCGATGAGGAGACGGGCGTTACCATCATGCAGATGGAGGCAGGGCTCGATACCGGACCCATGCGGCATATCGTGAGGACGCCGATTGGGGCGAAGACCACTGGCGAGATGTTTGAAGAGCTTGGCGCGATGGGCGCAGAGGCAATGGTTGAGGTATTGAACGACCTTGATGCTTTTCCGCCTGTGGTTCAGGATGATGCCCAAGCGACGCACGCCGCCAAGATCGACAAGGCCGAAGCGCGGATTGACTGGTCGCGGCCTGCAGGTGAACTGGTTCGCCATATTGCAGGGCTCGCGCCCTTCCCCGGCGCCTGGTTTGAGCTTGGTGACGAGCGGGTGAAGCTGCTTCTGGCTGAAGAAGTAGCGCTTCCCCGCGAAGGCGGGGATCCAGCAGAGACAAGCACTTCGGACGCCCTGGGCCCCCGCCTTCGCGGGGGAGCGGATGCTGGCACGGTATTGGACGATGACTTCACCATTGCGTGCGGTGAAGGCGCGATCCGCCCATTGAAACTCCAACGCGCGGGCAAGCCAGCGATGAGCCGCGAGGATTTCTTGCGCGGGCGACCAATTGAGCCAGGGACTGTTCTCAAGTGA